One Methanoculleus sp. 7T genomic window carries:
- a CDS encoding formylmethanofuran dehydrogenase subunit C, whose product MKTVILTLTNPPELLLEGQNITPDNFAGKKAAEIAALDVWEGKQKSPLGKYFAVEGEGGATAAETKIILRGDCTRVKRIGQQMTAGEIVIEGNADMYIGGWMKGGKIHVKGNVDSFCGIGMEGGELVVDGKAGHHLGSSPRGEWRGMQGGLIRVAGDVGNDTATFINGGTIIVGGDADIHVSTHGEGGTVVIKGNAKGRVGGQMVKGDIYVYGTIENPLPGFKMVGEVEQEVDGEKARFAHYIGDLGERHPVSKGKTVYANLYTRL is encoded by the coding sequence ATGAAGACAGTAATCCTCACTCTGACCAACCCCCCAGAACTCCTTCTTGAGGGGCAGAACATCACTCCGGACAACTTTGCAGGAAAGAAGGCCGCCGAGATCGCCGCTCTCGACGTCTGGGAGGGCAAACAGAAGAGCCCGCTCGGAAAATACTTCGCCGTTGAGGGCGAAGGCGGAGCGACGGCGGCCGAGACGAAGATCATCCTCCGCGGCGACTGCACCCGCGTGAAAAGGATCGGCCAGCAGATGACCGCCGGCGAGATCGTCATCGAAGGCAACGCCGACATGTACATCGGCGGCTGGATGAAGGGCGGGAAGATCCACGTGAAAGGAAACGTCGACTCGTTCTGCGGCATCGGGATGGAAGGCGGCGAGCTCGTCGTCGACGGAAAAGCCGGACACCACTTGGGCTCATCCCCCCGCGGCGAGTGGCGCGGCATGCAGGGCGGACTCATCAGGGTCGCCGGAGACGTCGGCAACGATACGGCTACGTTCATCAACGGCGGGACGATCATCGTCGGCGGCGATGCCGACATTCACGTCTCCACCCACGGCGAAGGCGGCACTGTCGTCATCAAGGGCAACGCCAAGGGCCGCGTCGGCGGGCAGATGGTGAAGGGCGACATCTACGTCTACGGGACGATCGAGAACCCGCTCCCAGGATTCAAGATGGTCGGCGAGGTGGAGCAGGAGGTCGACGGTGAGAAGGCCCGCTTCGCCCACTACATCGGGGACCTCGGCGAACGCCACCCGGTCTCCAAGGGCAAGACGGTGTATGCAAACCTCTACACCAGACTCTAA
- a CDS encoding formylmethanofuran dehydrogenase subunit A gives MGELLIKNGFVFDPLQGIKGDKKDIAIKDGKIVETTALKNPKVIDASGMTVMAGGVDIHSHVVGPKVNVGRLFRPEDKLFKSPHKSPTCNRMEMGFSVPSTFKTGYDYARMGYVFVNEAAMPPLHSPHVHEEIRDTPIIDNAAMPVFGNNWFTLEYLKNNEIENNAAYTAWLLRATRGFGIKVVNPGGSEAWGWGLNCEHIHDPVPYFDITPAQIIKGLIETNEHLGLPHSMHLHCNNLGNPGNFTDTLESLALAEGYTPKNNFGRKQVMHVTHLQFNSYGGDSWKNVESRADKIMDYVNSHDNITVDMGQVTLDETTTMTADGPFEHHLRALNNLKWANTDVELETAAGVVPYIYSPTVKVCTIQWAVGLELALYSKDLMRTFITTDHPNAGPFTRYPRVITWLMSRAARDETMKTFKWLDRTIESTTIDSIDRELTLYEIAQMTRAGPAQALGISNIYGGLAPGMDADVAVYALNPENMPSDPAAIEKAFSRCAWLVKDGVVTVQDGEVVSEPAKRTVWVDVKVPENAQVQRDIYEHFLRHYSVKLDNYSLFEEHLHNPRVIEVDTTQ, from the coding sequence ATGGGCGAACTCTTAATCAAGAACGGATTCGTCTTCGACCCCCTGCAGGGGATCAAGGGCGACAAGAAGGACATCGCAATCAAGGACGGCAAGATCGTCGAGACGACGGCTCTTAAGAACCCGAAAGTCATCGACGCATCCGGCATGACCGTGATGGCGGGCGGCGTGGATATCCACTCCCACGTTGTCGGGCCGAAGGTGAACGTCGGCCGGCTCTTCAGGCCCGAAGACAAACTCTTCAAGAGCCCCCACAAATCTCCTACGTGCAACCGTATGGAGATGGGGTTCTCGGTCCCCTCCACGTTCAAGACGGGCTACGACTACGCCCGGATGGGCTACGTCTTCGTCAACGAGGCGGCGATGCCGCCGCTCCACTCCCCGCATGTCCACGAGGAGATCCGGGACACCCCGATCATCGACAACGCCGCGATGCCGGTCTTCGGCAACAACTGGTTCACCCTCGAATACCTGAAGAACAACGAGATCGAGAACAACGCCGCATACACCGCCTGGCTCCTCCGGGCCACACGCGGGTTCGGCATCAAGGTCGTGAACCCCGGCGGCTCCGAGGCCTGGGGATGGGGGCTGAACTGCGAGCATATCCATGACCCGGTCCCGTACTTCGACATCACCCCGGCGCAGATCATCAAAGGGCTCATCGAGACAAACGAACACCTCGGCCTCCCCCACTCGATGCACCTGCACTGCAACAACCTTGGAAACCCGGGCAACTTCACCGATACCCTCGAATCGCTCGCGCTCGCCGAGGGCTACACCCCGAAGAACAACTTCGGCCGGAAGCAGGTGATGCACGTCACACACCTCCAGTTCAACTCGTATGGCGGCGACTCTTGGAAGAACGTCGAGTCCCGGGCCGACAAGATCATGGACTACGTGAACTCGCACGACAACATCACCGTCGACATGGGCCAGGTGACGCTCGACGAGACCACGACCATGACCGCAGACGGGCCGTTCGAGCACCACCTCCGGGCCCTCAACAACCTGAAATGGGCGAACACGGATGTGGAACTCGAGACCGCCGCGGGCGTCGTCCCCTACATCTACAGCCCGACCGTCAAGGTCTGCACCATCCAGTGGGCCGTCGGCTTGGAACTCGCGCTCTACTCCAAAGACCTGATGCGGACGTTCATCACCACCGACCACCCGAACGCCGGTCCGTTCACCCGCTACCCGCGCGTCATCACCTGGCTGATGAGCCGTGCGGCGCGTGACGAGACGATGAAGACGTTCAAGTGGCTTGACCGGACGATCGAGTCCACCACCATCGACAGCATCGACCGCGAACTCACGCTGTATGAGATCGCACAGATGACCCGTGCCGGGCCTGCTCAGGCGCTCGGCATCAGCAACATCTACGGCGGGCTCGCCCCCGGCATGGATGCCGATGTCGCAGTCTACGCACTCAACCCCGAGAATATGCCCTCCGACCCGGCAGCGATCGAGAAGGCCTTCTCCCGGTGCGCTTGGCTTGTTAAGGACGGCGTCGTGACCGTTCAGGACGGCGAGGTCGTCTCGGAGCCCGCAAAGCGGACCGTCTGGGTCGACGTGAAGGTCCCGGAGAACGCACAGGTGCAGAGGGACATCTACGAGCACTTCCTCAGGCACTACAGCGTGAAACTCGACAACTACTCGCTCTTCGAGGAACACCTCCATAACCCGCGGGTGATCGAGGTCGATACGACACAATGA
- a CDS encoding formylmethanofuran dehydrogenase subunit B yields the protein MPKKIENVGCPYCGVCCDDLVVTVSDDGKKILEVENACAIGNQIFHHATGSERVKLPRLRQPDGTYKDISYDEAVDYAAKVLYNAKKPLIYGFGSTNCEGMAAAAKVAEKAGAVLDNCASICHGSSFLAIFDNGYPSCTLGETKNRADVIVYWGANPAHAHPRHMSRYSIFPRGFFTGKGHKGRKIIVVDPRHTDTAQVADIYLQVQQGHDYELFDAFRAVVRGHEIPEVVAGIKREQILEVAEIMKKARFGTIFYGMGLCHSDGRNHNVDIAISLTRDLNDYAKWTIMAMRGHYNITGPGAVWSWQYGFPYCLDLTKKDIAHMNPGETSSIDLAMRDEVDAFVNIGTDAGAHFPIEAVKHLRKHPWITIDPNICMASEISDLHIPVGIVGVEVPGIVYRMDNVPIQYRKVIDPPEGVISDEELFERIHKRLCELEAEEAAKGHAKAAPEGVRVGE from the coding sequence ATGCCAAAGAAAATTGAGAACGTCGGATGCCCATACTGCGGCGTCTGCTGTGACGACCTTGTTGTGACCGTCTCTGACGACGGAAAGAAGATCCTCGAGGTGGAGAATGCCTGTGCCATCGGCAACCAGATCTTCCACCATGCCACAGGGAGCGAGAGGGTCAAACTGCCCCGTCTCCGCCAGCCTGACGGCACCTACAAGGACATTTCCTACGATGAGGCAGTCGATTACGCGGCAAAGGTGCTCTACAACGCGAAGAAACCCCTGATCTACGGGTTCGGATCGACCAACTGCGAGGGCATGGCCGCCGCAGCCAAGGTCGCCGAGAAGGCAGGGGCCGTGCTCGACAACTGTGCGTCGATCTGCCACGGAAGTTCCTTCCTCGCCATATTCGACAACGGCTACCCGAGCTGCACCCTCGGCGAGACGAAGAACCGGGCGGACGTCATCGTCTACTGGGGCGCAAACCCGGCTCACGCCCATCCGCGGCACATGTCCCGCTACTCGATCTTCCCCAGAGGATTCTTCACCGGCAAGGGTCACAAGGGCCGCAAGATCATCGTCGTCGACCCCCGGCACACCGATACCGCCCAGGTGGCGGACATCTACCTACAGGTGCAGCAGGGGCACGATTACGAACTCTTCGACGCATTCCGCGCCGTCGTCCGGGGCCACGAGATCCCCGAGGTGGTTGCCGGGATCAAGCGGGAACAGATCCTCGAGGTTGCCGAGATCATGAAGAAGGCCCGGTTCGGCACCATCTTCTACGGCATGGGGCTCTGCCACTCCGACGGCCGGAACCACAACGTGGACATCGCTATCAGCCTGACCCGCGACCTCAACGACTACGCCAAGTGGACGATCATGGCGATGCGGGGCCACTACAACATCACCGGTCCGGGCGCGGTCTGGTCGTGGCAGTACGGGTTCCCCTACTGTCTGGACCTGACGAAGAAGGATATCGCCCACATGAATCCGGGCGAGACGAGTTCCATCGACCTCGCGATGCGAGACGAGGTGGACGCCTTCGTCAACATTGGGACCGACGCCGGCGCCCACTTCCCGATCGAGGCGGTCAAGCACCTCCGGAAGCACCCCTGGATCACCATCGACCCGAACATCTGTATGGCAAGCGAGATCTCCGACCTCCACATCCCGGTGGGAATCGTCGGGGTCGAGGTCCCGGGCATCGTCTATCGGATGGACAACGTCCCGATCCAGTACCGCAAGGTCATCGACCCGCCCGAAGGCGTCATCAGCGACGAGGAACTCTTCGAGCGGATCCACAAGAGGCTCTGCGAACTGGAAGCCGAAGAGGCCGCAAAGGGGCACGCGAAGGCTGCGCCGGAAGGCGTCCGCGTGGGGGAGTGA